The DNA region gttatagataatttaaatatggCGAGATTTTTTGCATTAATGAATTATCTTGTTCTCCAAAggttaattgattaattactGAAATTTTGGTCtttaatttaaacatattGAAGCAATAAttctgtattttattattatttattcattttttctattctttttctttttaccaaaTCCTCAATATGTAACGCCGATAAAATCATCTTGTgtcaaacaaaaatattaaaaagcttatcttaatataattgcattatcaatgtataattaatcaattgttAGAAACTGTCTGAAGAgcagttattattgtcaacTATTCaacattaaaacaattttcatatGGATAAAATAACCAATGCATAACAACATCAAAAAACGGAGGATGTGTGTGAGTGTAATATTTGGATGattcatatatttcatatatatgttaagagaaatacataatgataattgatcatattttattagaagagTTGAACGTAAATGTTAACgttatatatcaatttcaatttatcatatattgcagcaaattatatttatttttaaacaatatgaAGTAAATTATGTAGATGTTGTAAATTAATTAgtctttaattattaaaatttttatgttaatagGTACAAAAACGGACATGTGGAAACTCCTGATATCGTCAATAGTGTTGATTGTTATTAGTATTTTAAGAACTAAGGCTGTTTTATTAGCTCCATCCTTTACTCCAATTGTTATATCTGCAAACTATACACAAAATTATAATGCTACTATAAACAGCACCATCGAATATGTATTCTTATATCCTACGAAAAATGTAAAgtatactactattattaacaaaaaaaaaaaaaaatatatcatataattgaTATGATTTCCTTTTTAGAACACATTATTAAAAACTGCACGAATACAAGTGCAAAGTGAAGCTACCTCTGATTTGCCTTTAATTGTAGTTGTTCGGCAAGACAGAGGAATTCTATCTTGGCAGATTCCTCTTATTATTGAAAGTGTAAATTTTGatccattaaaatataataaaaccaGTCGAACATTATGttcaacaaaatattataaaagtgatTATCATGACACAGATGATCaagattttatttctgttaGTATATCTACAGCTAGTCacgtaaatatcttttttaatcttagtGTAACAGAAGAAACAGATTTTAATATAAGGTAATTTGAACTgcatcattatttattagttttagattatttaaaatatcttatagtttacattaatatcatttgtttcacaggctaaatgaaaaaagaagtgtaGAAATTTCTCCTTCAGAacctatatattatagttacatCTTTCCAGAAGAATTTCAAAGTTCATCTGTAATTGTTAGCGTTGAATCAGATAATGATATTTGCATGACATTCTCTGTACAAAATGTATCCGTAAGTTAcgcaattttttaatgaaattcttgttatatatcctaatataattattcatatctatatatattcacacatatttatatattattttttagtgTCCAGTATTTGATTTAGAGCGGAATATTGAATTTTCTGGATATTGGCAAACTATAAGTCAGAAAGGTGGTATCACAGTATCTgtaagtatttcttttttttttttttaagaacacaatgaaaatttttaaataatgcagatattcatatatttcagAAAGAAGCATACCCTTTTGGATTTTTTGTTGTACTTGTAGTTAAAGGAGATGATACAGATTGTAATGGTGTACTCAGCACCAGGTCACttagaagtaaaaatattacattaactATAAATGCCAGTATTACGAAAAAAGATTATGTTGTGGCTTCATGTACAGCAgcatttgtaattattatattttgtggATGTTGTGTAGTAGCTGTGATTGTAGGTAAAATTAGAGAAGGTAAAAAGCTTCGGGAAGAATTGTTAACTGACAGAGACAATGAAATTAGTCAAAATATTCAAAGTCCTTCAACTTTAGAAGAGGTATAAAGTTAGAATTCTATAAagcatttaattttctattattttatattttgttataaacattTGTTTTTAGATTGGTCCTAGTCAATGGGCAACAATTGAAGAAGATTCTTCATTAGATGAAGATGATATTGATATGATGGAAGATGCTCTTTCAGATAAAGAAGTAATACGAACAAAAACTGTGCTCTCAGTTTGTGATCTAGCACGGAAAGAAccaaaaattttaaaacataAATCGCgcttgtatttatattacctAGCAACTGTTGCTATTTTTTATACACTACCTGTTTTACAACTGGTAATAACATATGAACGAGTGCTTCATGCTACTGGAAATCAGGATatgtgttattataatttcttatgtGCACATCCATTGGGATTAATATCTGATTTTAATCACGTTTTTTCAAACTGTGGATATGTTCTGCttggtttattatttatatttttaacgtaTACACGAGAATTAGATGAAtcagataaacaaaaaacaaaatgttatGGAATACCACAGCATTATGGACTTTTCTATGCAATGGGTACTGCACTCATAATGGAAGGTGTTCTTTCAGGAAGTTATCATGTCTGTCCAAGTCGTAGTAATTTTCAGTTtggtaatataatattgacatattataattttaacttttttttataattttgttaagaaaatattattgtatgttTTTATATGGATTTCAGATACTAGTTTTATGTACATAATAGCAGTGTTATgcatgataaaaatttatcaaactcGTCATCCTGACATAAACGCTAGAGCTCCAGTAACCTTCGGAACATTGGCCCTTATTATACTTCTAGGATTAGTTGGAGTCTTAGATGGTTCTACATACTTTTGGGCAATATTTACCACTACGCATTTATTTGCCTGTTTGAATTTAACAGCCCAAATATATTACATGGGACGTTGGAGATGTAACAGAGGCCTTTTTACTAGGGTTTATCAagtatgcttttttttttttttttttttttttttttttttaatattatgttaGTTCCATGTTgacattttaaatttcattatatattttgttttgtagACATTAAAAAACGACGCACGTTATGGAGTAACATATTTATTCCGGCCACTTTATGTTGGAAGATTTGCAATGCTTGTTGTAGCAAATTTGTGTAATATTGGTTTATCAGTATATGGTAATCTATATCATGAGAAAAATTTCGCTACATTTCTATTAGCGATTTTAATGtccaatttaattttatatacattattttatataataatgaaggtaattattaaaaataatttttcaggTCATTAATCCATATTTGTTAAGattacttaattttttttaatataataattatttctttacagTTGTGtcataaagaaagaatcttACTTAAACCATTAATGTACATCATATTAGCAGTCTTATTCTGGGCAGCTGcattatatttcttcataCATAAAACGATATCCTGGAATCTTACTCCCGCCCAATCACGTCTTTTTAATAAGCCTTGCatattattaaactttttcgATTCTCACGATATTTGGCACTTCTTATCGGCATTTGCAATGTTTTTCTCGTTTATGATTTTACTTACCTTAGATGATGATCTTGTTGATGTACATCGAAGTCAAATCCCAGttttttaaagttatataaataaattgagatCATGTAtctaatgtaaaatttatgcAAGTTTAAGACtgcatataatgtatataatataaaagacaaataattaaagatgatataaaatttacatggctattatcttaaaatactactatttttgttatagaaattttttaatcttttcccTACAAATCCTTAACACTAGATTTACCAACCAGTCAAAATGACTGATTTCAACtggttttataaaaatttctattttaattttcatcacATGTTGTCTCAAGGCATTAtgattttttctattacatatatacatatgatcaattttataaattccttttttcttcttctttttcttttttttgagataCATATGAGGCATACCTTAATATACCGGAATAATTGTCAATAGTTCTagtgttaaaaataattatgattgaaCCAATCATATGCCatcaaaaaattatactaTACCTGTATAATTACTATCAACAAGTGAGAATATCACGTGAATGTCTGTACAAAGAATTActtctaataaaattacatacacCAGGTACGCAGAGGCACAAGATTTTCACGAATTAGGATGAAGAACTTGAATCAATGTGATGTTCTTGATCTGGTGTTTCCATTTGCGATAAAGTCCTTTGTAATTCAGCACGTTCGGCAGGATTTAATCTATGCGCAATTTCCAAGACAGCATCTAATCTTACTTCTGGACAAGTTTCGAGAGCTTCTTTGATACGTGTGATAACTGCATCCTTCTTTACACACATAATATTACGTGATATAACGCTATTTTCATTAACAAGCTGTGCCTCCAACCAAGTGGTAGCCGCTTGATCTTGATCCCAAAGATAGGATTCTATAGCTCCTTTATCTTCGATAAACCATCGTCGTAGCATCGCACCAATTTGTCTAACATCGAACTTAGGTTGCATTGACAAAATATCCTTCTTGATATCTTCTTCCAAAAGTCTTCGTCTTAATTTCCAATAAAGCAACGGTCTTGCTTTTTGCCATGGTATTATATCTTGTATTAcgtttttttctaacattcgTTCTGGTGTGTCGTGAAGATCCGCAAAATAGACAGCAACTTGTTGATATATAGGTATcaatgttttttctctcttacgaaTTACCGTTTCGatttctgttctttcttcAATTGAATTTGATGTATTAAGGTTTTCCtagaaaatgtattaattaacagATAAGacgattattaatgaaaattttaattgaagaaataagataatataaaatcatactTTTAACTTTTGAATAACAGGATCTATTCTATGCATAGTCTTGATGAGATCCTtgtttctaaattttatttctacgatACCAGTAGGCTCTAGGACACCACCTCTACTGGTAGTATCAGCAAACATTTCTAAGTATCGTGGATTAATTGTAGTGTCCACTACTGCCCATGCACCACCTCTGAGTTCACCATTTGGTGGaatgtatacaaatatagGTTTTGTGTACTCTCTCAACGCGTCGACGATATACGCACCAAATTTCACAATTTGATCGTACATATCTGTAAAATTTACGCATAATCATTAGATTCTAGCATgacaaagaaacaaagatttattttatatatacctttcATGCCACTGGAAAATCCTCTCCAGTTAGCGAATATAATAAGCGGTAGTTCTTCCCTATTAAAATCTCGAATAGCTTGTGCAGTTTTATAGGCACTATCTGGGAACCATACTTGGCCAGCCTGAGATATTGTCTTAGCTTCCGAATCGAGATTAGCAGGATCAGCAGGAAGATGTAATTCGACGGTTCTTGTTTCGACGGCTATAACGCCACAAGGTATACCACCTAGTCTTGCTCGACCTGTTATTACAGTTTGTGCCCAAGGTTTCATGATTTCCTACATAATTTAACAAATCGTTAATACCATGAATAAAATCTAAAACAATTGGTgagaaagatttataaagaatGAACCGTACCTCCCATGATCCACGATCGAAGAAACCACTTTCCCAGACATTCTGATCGTTAGGTGAGTATCTACCTTCTAACATCCACCTTGGATCATAAGGTGCTTTTGTAGGTACATAAGTAATGTCTCGGTTGATAGAATCGGGGAGAGGTGAAGGTAATATCGGCAAACTTGTACCTTTCGCCCTGGGGAAATAACTCAACCACTTCAAAACTGTGGCCACGCCTTCCAAATCTCTACTATCAACCGCATGAGTAACACCATTATTATGCATAATTTGAATACCTCCTAGTTGATTGTTACTAGCGTATACTTCACGTCCTAGGACGGCGTTCAATGCTCGGTAACCAGTAAGAATGATGTGagaattttcaatttgaattgTTCTCTGACCAAGACGCACCAAATAAGAACCGATACCAATAGCGCGGCACGAAACGATAGAGATAGTGACAATTTCATCGTAAGCTCTGGACGTTTCGCTAGCAATCATACCAGCGTATTTTAAATTCTCTACGCCTATACCATCGTCTTTGCCAATGATGTCCGTAATTTTATAACGAGATTCACCAGCTGGATCTTCGATTAAGGAAGCCTTGACTGAATTAAAAGGTGCTAGACGAGCATAATCATCTGGTGTCAAGTATATATACTTGAATCCCTTTTCGGGTTCACTTTCATCTTCCCAAGCTATTTTGAATAATCCTTTAATTTCTTCAGCTAGGCCAATACGTGCACCTGCATTAGCAGCAAAATAAATACGTGGAATACCAAGTTGTCTTGCTCTTTCTGAGGCTCTGTAAAATAGAAAGTCCTCCTTTGGGCCAAACGAGCCGAGGAAATGCGTGAGATCATTGgcaataagtataatatctCGACCAGCAGGAAACTCTGGTGTATAAAGAGTTAATCTCCAAGCTACCATGCCTACATCGTTCTCACCAGGCAAACGCTTTTGTTCAACAAGATTGTCACCATCCAGTACTAGCTCAACGCAATCCATCACTGACGTAGGAATCGTTATGTTTGAATTTGATCTCTCCTCGATATATTTATGCCAAGACTTTTCTACTTGCTGTCGGAATATGTCAGGCAAGTCGTACGCATAAGTTGTACCAGCACTTTGCGCTTGGAATCTCTTGGCTTGAAGATAATCCTTGGTGAGATACGGTGTTGAAATTGGCAAACCGTGCATAGGACCAGGTCTCCAATTGGATAAATTAGCAGTAGGCGGTGGATAAGATTCAAAACGAATGATACCTGTCTTAGGATCTGTCGATTCAGCGTAAAGATGTAAATCTATACTGTAACCGCTGTCATTGGCGATACACAAGCGTATGTTTGACGTCGATTTGCCTGGAGCTGGGCGGATTGTCATTTTGATTTCGGCCTGACGTACACGTAACTTCCATAATCTCGGACCATATCTAAGTACCATACTGGTAACACTTTCCTCTATTCTGGCAGGATCCATTATGACTGTAGGAATGAAATTTAAGAATATATGATTACATTCCGTACGTTTAGCCAGAGGATGCGAAAAGGCTACTTCTAACTCATCCATAGCTTCGAGCAGCACGCGCTCTCCTTCGTTGTGAAGATAGTCGAAGCTTGCTTCCTTCGTAATAAGATCAGAATGACGAATAATAGAGCGTATAAAGAAACGATAGTCTGTAACTTGTTGCCCTTTGGCTACCTTTGCTTGTCCAAGGTACAAGTGCATCTTTTGATTCGACGTAGGCAAAGCCTCCAGATCGTATGTTCTCATTCTATTAAGTTCCAATTGAAAAGCACACCCTGGCTCAAGATGTCGATAAATTCTATCCTCGACAAATCCGTCTCTTTGCCTGAACGTAAAGAATTTCGGAAACTGTTTCCTCTTGAGGGCTGCAAAAGTGGCTCTTCTGATACCACGAGATATTAATTCTTCTTTGCTCGTTGCACACCAGTCGCCAAATAATCTTGCCATAGTAGCGTCGTCTTGATTACTATTCTCTTGAATGGCAATACTTAAAATGTGTACAGGTTCAGCTGGTCTCTCACTTAATTCTGCGGCAGTAGCAGCTTCTGTCGCAGTGCTAAGCGATACATTTATGGATGTACTGTGACGAGATTCGCTACCAATCGCATCTACAGCCTCTAGGACTTTAACAGATACTGAACTCGGCGATGATAGGTCTTCCAATAAGTCCAAGATCTCATCCGAGTATTCACGGAACTGATCGAAGTCTTTGAATGCTGCCATCGCTCCTGTTCTATAATTAACAATTGACTGAGTTTGTCGATTAGGATGATTGTTAGGGAGTAAAAATTGGAAATGTACGAGAGGTATTTCTCCTGATAATTCCAAATGTTGTAAACACGTTAACTCATAACTGATATAAGCTCTACGAACGTAAACTTCCAAAGCGGCATTGCAAACTGCACGATTCGAATGATAGAAGAAATCATGAAGGATATCGAATATAGATGTCTCGGAGAGTATCAGCTTTTGAAGATTTTCTGGATGAAAATCGTGCCCGTACATATCAACGGCTGATAGGAAAATGGATTCCATTTGGTTGTGTCTGAGTTCGTAGGCAGGTTGATGAGCAGCTATCAATACCTGTCTGGCTCTTAACGCAACACGACtgtgttctgttctgttcaaACTAGTCAATTCCGTTAAAGTACTAGCCAATTCGTCAGTGAGACCAGGTTCGTTCGCCCAGAGATGATCTATCAGCATAGTCACTAAGATATTCTTTTTAGTTACTTGGTTATGACTAAAAATCATTGCAGTTACGGTACTTAAATCGTCCTTATATTGTTCTATCAAAGCGGACACACATTTGTCGTAATGTCCTTGTTGAAATTGACACTCAACCATATAATATTGACGAAGAAGTTCGTGTACGGCAGTTTTCATTCGACCACGTATACCATTTCGATATCTCTGCACAAGTTGTACGATCGCTTGAGTAGTTAAGAAAAATACATCTCTATCGGAACGTTTCGAAAGGGTAGCAGCATGTCCATCAATGACAGCTGCGATTTGTTGACTAGGAAATTGTGCAAGAACAGAAGTTATGTTTCTTTCGTACAAagacattaattttcttatcttcttctcaACCGAAGCTGGGATTCTTCCTGATATCGTAGCTATCACTTCTTGAAGTTCAAGCAATGGTAAACTAGGATCGCGTAAGGAGAACATGAATTTTTCGATGAGTTCACGTAAACGAGGCAAATGATATGGATCTGGTAAACAGTAACCAGCTAGTGTATTTTCTAAAGCAGTCCGATATTTGGAATGAAGATGATTTAATTTGTCTGGTATAGCTGGTACCGCTGGCGTTGGAAATTGCCCACTATATTCCTCAGCATTCGTCACTAAAGATGGATCATCGAGTTCTAAATGAGCTATTACAGTACCAGCTTCGAGAATAGCACCTGGTCTTTTCACGTAAAACAATGTACCAGCTTCGCTTGTCgttaccgtcattatcattttcatgaCTTCGATTTCAGCGTAAGCTTGTCCCCTATCGATGTGACCACCATCCTCCAccaaaaaatttatcaatttaccCGCTGATGGTGATCTAAGTAAAGACGGATCGTTATCCTTTTCAAATACACAGGTTTGATTACCTATAGTAATTCTGTAACgatctacttcttctttcatgTACGTCGTGTAACTGGCACCATCCATTGAGAGTAACAAACCACCGTCAGAAAGTCGATgaacttcaatttttttataggaaCTATTTAAAACGAGGAAATAACTATTAGGACCTGATTTAGCTGCTTGAACTTTGTACTTGTAACCATCATTCACTAGTTCTACCTAAAATGttttaatcaaaatgatcgataaatttgtattatatttaaaaaatatattttctaactaaataataactaaataatcaaattgaCTCACATCTACGAGGTTATTTAAATCATTACTGCCTTGTACTTGACCTTTCTCCAAGGCCGTCTGAAATTCAGTGAATGCGGCAGTAATAGTTCTATCAGCAATATGAATGGCACCACACGTGACAGCTAATAGAACGTTTGGCTTATCACTTTTAATACGCTCTGCTATAAGCACATCAAGCCATGATGTGTCGATATTGTTTTGTTGAAAAGCTTCGGTTTCCAATAAAGTTATAAGATATTCTACCGTTGTCCTGAAGTCACCTCTGATGCTCAATTCTTTCAGTGCTATCACCAAATTCTCTCGAGCTTGATAACGATCTTCCCCCCAGGAAAAACAATGACCGAATTGAGAATCTGCGAATTCGTGAAGACCACCTGATGCTCCAACAGAAAAATAACCCCAAACATTCTTCGACGATCTAAAGTTCAATTCTTGTACAGTACCAGAACTTGGCTTGAAACCTAAAGTACATTAACGTAATCCATTAaacatagatataaattatttaatcaattcgCAATTATTCTAATAGGATAATCACCTTCATCAGGATTTTCACTGGTAATTCTAGCAGCTATCACGTGTCCCCAAGGTTGAGGTTTATGACGTAGCTGCTCAAAATCTATTTGACTATCTCCCCAAGGACTCTCACCATAAAGGAGACGTATATCTTTAATATGATGAAGAGGCAATCCCATCGCCACTTGAAGCTGTGCAGCAGGGAGATTAACGTCCGATATCATCTCGGTACATGGATGTTCCACTTGAAGTCTAGGATTCAATTCCAAAAAATAATACCGGCCAGAagtatcatataaatattcaacgGTACCCGCGCTGACATATCCGACCATTTTTGCTAATCTTACAGCAGCCTGTTAAACCGACACGGAAAGTAAACCGATATATAATGTacaagagaagagaattttGTAACTAATGAAACTATTGTGTTTAtactttctccatctcttcgAAGACTTCAGGTTTGGCTATTACCGCTGGTGcctcttctattattttctgatGCCTTCTTTGGATAGAGCAATCACGGCCGAACAACGATATTgcattaccgtaattatcggcTAATAATTGAACCTCTAAATGACGAGCACATTTCGCcattttcatgataaatatCGGTGAACCCGGTATCTCAGCTTGCACTTGTCTACAAAAATTACAAACGtatagttaatatatatatatatatatatatatatatatatatttctttacaaaaaattattattaattatacatcaTCCAATTCACCTAAACAAGGCGGGTAACTCTTCCGCGTTTTCGCATTTTCTAATACCCTTACCGCCGCCACCTTCGCTAGCTTTCACCATAATCGGAAAACCAATTTTATTAGCTGCAGCAAGACATTCCTCGACGGTGGAAACACAACCTTTCTTGAATAATTCGGTCgatatctttatcttcttgCCACTATATTGAGCTTTCAATTCAGATCCCGACCAAGGTAACGTAGGAACGTCTGCTGTTTGAGCGACAATACTGGAAGCTATTTTATCACCTAAAGCCCACATAGCTCTCTCGGATGGACCTGAATGTTATTACataataggaaaaaataaatagatatttttcgtatataataaacatttaaatgattttaaattaaattcataattttccaATAGAAAGAGATCTCGAACATTTTACctataaaagagatattattCTTATGCAGTAACTCTGGTAATTTAGGATTTTCTGATGCGTGACCCCATCCAGCCCAAACAGCTTGCACCTGCGTCCTTGTTGCAATATCCACGATGAGCTCGACGTTTgcataattgttattatttgttccACCAGGTACGGGGACATATTGATCGgccatttttatatattccgCGTTAGCTTTGAGGTCTTCCGGGGTGACCATGACCACGAAACGTACCgctctttcattcttaaaCATCTCGTAAGACCATCGTCGTATCGACCGCATACATTTGACTGCAGCGATTCCATTATTAGCTATTAAAACCtataaataatgagaaattaaataaaatcaaacgaaaattatattcattaatttcataaacCGTTTCGTATTaactgttttattattttttgaatgtTATTCGATTACCTTGTTGATAACCTTGGTGCCGCCAAAGCGATGTACGAATTCTTCGGGTGTCGCAACGGTGAAATCTTTCTCTTGCAATCGGCTTTGTGTCTGAATCATCACCGTACCCTGCGACATGCTGGGcctgcaaaaataaaaacgaaccacgcttttaattaaaactaatCGACTAAGAACGATTtgtattttatgattattttatcataaaaattattgatgtTTCActgtttcattattataatctacaattaattacataaatattttaacataataaatacaac from Vespa velutina chromosome 3, iVesVel2.1, whole genome shotgun sequence includes:
- the LOC124947999 gene encoding acetyl-CoA carboxylase isoform X6, producing the protein MSQGTVMIQTQSRLQEKDFTVATPEEFVHRFGGTKVINKVLIANNGIAAVKCMRSIRRWSYEMFKNERAVRFVVMVTPEDLKANAEYIKMADQYVPVPGGTNNNNYANVELIVDIATRTQVQAVWAGWGHASENPKLPELLHKNNISFIGPSERAMWALGDKIASSIVAQTADVPTLPWSGSELKAQYSGKKIKISTELFKKGCVSTVEECLAAANKIGFPIMVKASEGGGGKGIRKCENAEELPALFRQVQAEIPGSPIFIMKMAKCARHLEVQLLADNYGNAISLFGRDCSIQRRHQKIIEEAPAVIAKPEVFEEMEKAAVRLAKMVGYVSAGTVEYLYDTSGRYYFLELNPRLQVEHPCTEMISDVNLPAAQLQVAMGLPLHHIKDIRLLYGESPWGDSQIDFEQLRHKPQPWGHVIAARITSENPDEGFKPSSGTVQELNFRSSKNVWGYFSVGASGGLHEFADSQFGHCFSWGEDRYQARENLVIALKELSIRGDFRTTVEYLITLLETEAFQQNNIDTSWLDVLIAERIKSDKPNVLLAVTCGAIHIADRTITAAFTEFQTALEKGQVQGSNDLNNLVDVELVNDGYKYKVQAAKSGPNSYFLVLNSSYKKIEVHRLSDGGLLLSMDGASYTTYMKEEVDRYRITIGNQTCVFEKDNDPSLLRSPSAGKLINFLVEDGGHIDRGQAYAEIEVMKMIMTVTTSEAGTLFYVKRPGAILEAGTVIAHLELDDPSLVTNAEEYSGQFPTPAVPAIPDKLNHLHSKYRTALENTLAGYCLPDPYHLPRLRELIEKFMFSLRDPSLPLLELQEVIATISGRIPASVEKKIRKLMSLYERNITSVLAQFPSQQIAAVIDGHAATLSKRSDRDVFFLTTQAIVQLVQRYRNGIRGRMKTAVHELLRQYYMVECQFQQGHYDKCVSALIEQYKDDLSTVTAMIFSHNQVTKKNILVTMLIDHLWANEPGLTDELASTLTELTSLNRTEHSRVALRARQVLIAAHQPAYELRHNQMESIFLSAVDMYGHDFHPENLQKLILSETSIFDILHDFFYHSNRAVCNAALEVYVRRAYISYELTCLQHLELSGEIPLVHFQFLLPNNHPNRQTQSIVNYRTGAMAAFKDFDQFREYSDEILDLLEDLSSPSSVSVKVLEAVDAIGSESRHSTSINVSLSTATEAATAAELSERPAEPVHILSIAIQENSNQDDATMARLFGDWCATSKEELISRGIRRATFAALKRKQFPKFFTFRQRDGFVEDRIYRHLEPGCAFQLELNRMRTYDLEALPTSNQKMHLYLGQAKVAKGQQVTDYRFFIRSIIRHSDLITKEASFDYLHNEGERVLLEAMDELEVAFSHPLAKRTECNHIFLNFIPTVIMDPARIEESVTSMVLRYGPRLWKLRVRQAEIKMTIRPAPGKSTSNIRLCIANDSGYSIDLHLYAESTDPKTGIIRFESYPPPTANLSNWRPGPMHGLPISTPYLTKDYLQAKRFQAQSAGTTYAYDLPDIFRQQVEKSWHKYIEERSNSNITIPTSVMDCVELVLDGDNLVEQKRLPGENDVGMVAWRLTLYTPEFPAGRDIILIANDLTHFLGSFGPKEDFLFYRASERARQLGIPRIYFAANAGARIGLAEEIKGLFKIAWEDESEPEKGFKYIYLTPDDYARLAPFNSVKASLIEDPAGESRYKITDIIGKDDGIGVENLKYAGMIASETSRAYDEIVTISIVSCRAIGIGSYLVRLGQRTIQIENSHIILTGYRALNAVLGREVYASNNQLGGIQIMHNNGVTHAVDSRDLEGVATVLKWLSYFPRAKGTSLPILPSPLPDSINRDITYVPTKAPYDPRWMLEGRYSPNDQNVWESGFFDRGSWEEIMKPWAQTVITGRARLGGIPCGVIAVETRTVELHLPADPANLDSEAKTISQAGQVWFPDSAYKTAQAIRDFNREELPLIIFANWRGFSSGMKDMYDQIVKFGAYIVDALREYTKPIFVYIPPNGELRGGAWAVVDTTINPRYLEMFADTTSRGGVLEPTGIVEIKFRNKDLIKTMHRIDPVIQKLKENLNTSNSIEERTEIETVIRKREKTLIPIYQQVAVYFADLHDTPERMLEKNVIQDIIPWQKARPLLYWKLRRRLLEEDIKKDILSMQPKFDVRQIGAMLRRWFIEDKGAIESYLWDQDQAATTWLEAQLVNENSVISRNIMCVKKDAVITRIKEALETCPEVRLDAVLEIAHRLNPAERAELQRTLSQMETPDQEHHIDSSSSS